The genomic region GATTGACCGCGACGCGTTGGTCTTCGTTGAAGTTCGCACGCGATCCACCCGCACGTTCGGTACCGCCGAAGAGTCTGTAGACTGGCGCAAACAGCGCCAAGTGCGGAAGATGGCCTCCTGCTACCTCCACGAACGCCCGGCGGAGGACACCATCTACCGCGACATTCGCTTCGATGTCATCACCGTCTACGTGGATCGCAATCCGTTTCGAGTTCGTGACTTGTACCACCTCAAACACGCGTTCTAACAAAAAAAGCGCCCACTCATGGGGCGCTTTTTTCTATACCTCGCTCAACACACCGCCCGGTCGAAACCGAGCCATGATGATCTCGTCCACAAACTGCCCCTGCGAAAAATTCGCACCGACCTTGCGACCCTCGACGACAAATCCGAGCCGTTCGTACAACGCTTGAGCCCGTGGATTGTGTGAAAGCACGCCCAACTCCAACCGCTCCAACCGAAGCCAATTGTCGGCGAGGTCGATCACTTTCTTCAACATCTCCGTCCCCACGCCTTGACCCTGACAGGTCGAATCCACGAAGAGATACAGATACCCGATATGCGAGCGACGCCCCGTAAACGCACTCATCCCGATATGCCCCACCACACGACCGTCGATCTCCGCGACAAATTGGTGGGAGTTCGGTTGCGGCTTCGCATACTGCTCCTGCATCGTCTCCACCCGCAAGCTCGGAGTGTTCAAGACATACGGCATTACATCCTCCTGCAAGCTGATCTCCCAAATGCGCTCGGCATCATCGGCCCGCACTGGACGAATGAGAAGGTTGCTCATCTTGCCACGTCCTTTCCAAATGTTCCCTCTATCATACCTTTTCGGCAGGAGTTTGGACAACAGTGGAATTACGTACAAGTTCTGTAGTATACTAGTATGGATTAAGACAAGTAGGGGGCAAACTCTCGATGGTAACAACTCTCGTAGCAATCGGTACCTTTATTCTCGGGCTGGTTCTGGGCGCGCTCGGCGGCGTCTACTACCTGCGCAACAAGATGCAGAACATGACGATGTCCGATACGGAGATCGCGACGATGGCGAAGGGCATGGGCATGAACCTCAACCAGAAGCAATTGGCACAGATTCAGCGCCGGATGAAGAACGCGCAATCCAACCAATCCAAAACCAAAGCCACTGCCAAGAAACAACCGACCAAATCTCCGAAAAAATAAAGCAAAACGGCATGCCTGCGCCTGTGCAGGACATGCCGTTTTTTCGTTGGAAAATAGTTGCTCACCGCTGCGCATATAGATAGGGCAAAAGGAGGGAAGTCCCACGATGAAGATCGGGTCCCCGGTTTGGAAGATGAAAATGCGGT from Tumebacillus amylolyticus harbors:
- a CDS encoding YraN family protein, with the translated sequence MNNHETHGNNPKISAKKETATRAKQKPTSKQRVSTDPRKQLGDFGERVAADFLLHLGYRIIDRNWRRRGGELDIIAIDRDALVFVEVRTRSTRTFGTAEESVDWRKQRQVRKMASCYLHERPAEDTIYRDIRFDVITVYVDRNPFRVRDLYHLKHAF
- a CDS encoding GNAT family N-acetyltransferase: MSNLLIRPVRADDAERIWEISLQEDVMPYVLNTPSLRVETMQEQYAKPQPNSHQFVAEIDGRVVGHIGMSAFTGRRSHIGYLYLFVDSTCQGQGVGTEMLKKVIDLADNWLRLERLELGVLSHNPRAQALYERLGFVVEGRKVGANFSQGQFVDEIIMARFRPGGVLSEV
- a CDS encoding YneF family protein; amino-acid sequence: MVTTLVAIGTFILGLVLGALGGVYYLRNKMQNMTMSDTEIATMAKGMGMNLNQKQLAQIQRRMKNAQSNQSKTKATAKKQPTKSPKK